The following DNA comes from Hahella chejuensis KCTC 2396.
CGGCCGCACCGAGTTCAACACGGAATTTGAAAACCAGATGTCCAACGGCATCTACATCGTCAAGCGTGAGGAAATGCTGGTGAGCTCGCAGCGTAAAATTTCCGGCTCCGCCAATGTGTCGCTGGGCGCCTCTCAGGAAGAATACGGTGACGAAGCCAAAGCGGTATTCGTTGTGCGCAAAGTCACGGACGCCAACGGAACTCCCCGGCGTAAGGATCAGAAGTTCACCCAGTTCGGCATCAGTGTGGTGGATGCGCGCATTACTGACATGACGCCCAACAATCGTTTCATTGAGCGCATGCAGTTGAAGCAGAAAGCCAGCGCCGACCGCGCCATCGCCCGTGAGCAGCGGATTCAGGAAGAAGAACAGCGTCTGTTGGCGATCGCCCGCGGCGAGCGCGAAGTGGCGGAGCGTCAGGCCAAGGCCAAGGTGGACCAGATTCAGAAAACCACCGAAGCGGAAACGGACAAACAGTTGGCTGTGACGTCTGCGACCAAACTCAAAGAACAGGCGCGCATCGAAAAGGAAACCGCTGAGATCAATCTGGAAAAGGCCCGCATTGAAGCGGAAACCAAGCGCACTCTGGCGGAAGCGGAAGCCTACCAGAAAGAAGTGATCCTGAAAGCGGATAACGCGCTGGCGCAGAAGCTGGATGCGGAAATCGAAATTCACAAACTGTGGGCGGACGCCTTCGCACGCCGTTCCGTTCCGACCAACGTCTTTGGCGGAGGCGCCGCCGGTGGCGCGCCGCAGGGTTCCGATACGGAAGTCACCGCCTTTATGCAAATGCTGACGCTGGACGCCGCCAAACGTCTGGCGTACGAACGGGAGATCGGCAAGGGCGCCGACTGATCGGTGCAGCTGACAGCCGTCGTGAAAGGGGCGCCCGCCAAGCGGAGCGCCCCTTTTTTTATGGTTAAACCTCAACAAATCCTAGCGCGAGAGCGGCAGGGCGAGACCGATGAGGATAAAAAGGCCGCCGCAAAATCGATTGAAGCGTTCGCCATGGGTTTGCAGTTTCGGGCCGATGTGATGCGCGGACAGCGCCAGCATCGCCTCCACACTGAATTCGATGACTGCGAAGGTCAGCGCCATCGTCGCAAACTGACCTGACAGCGGCCGCTGCGGATCGACGAACTGGGGTAAAAAGGCGGCGAAGAAAATCAGCACTTTCGGGTTGGACAGCGCCGCCAGGGCGCCTTGGCGAAACAACATGACATTGTTGTGCGACGACCCGCCATTCGGGTTGAGGCGAAGTCCCGGCGCGCGCCATTGCTGGATTCCCAGCCACACCAGATACGCTCCCCCCAACCACTGCAACGCTGTCAAAGCCGTGACGGAAGACTGCAGTAACGCGCCAACGCCGAACATGGACAGCATCATCAGCAATAGAAACCCCAACACGCCGCCAAGAATTGTGAACACGGCCCGGGCGCGCCCATAAACCGCGCCATGGGTGAGCGCGAGCAGTCCGTTAGGGCCGGGAGAGAACGACAGGCCGGCGGTGGCGGCCAGAAACAGAAGCCAAGTTTGCAGAGTCATTGCTAACGCCTTGGTGAATGGGGGATGTGAGCAGTTTAAGGCGTAAGAGTGGATTTAAATGGTAATAATTAGACATATTGGGGTAGATTCTAGTCATTAGGAATTAAGGAAACACTACGTCTGAATATGACTCAACCTGCCCCATCCGCACCGGACGTACGCTTTCTATTGTTGCCGCTGCCGGAGTTCACCATGCTGCCTTTCGGTGGATTTCTGGATAAGCTGCGCTTCAGCGCCGACGACGAGGATTACAGCGCGCAACGCTATTGCGCCTGGCGCGTGCTGGGCCTGGAGCCGGGCAGTATTGTCTCCAGCAGCGGCGTCGCCATTGAAGTGCAGGAAATCGCGGCGCAGACGCGGCTCACTGATTTTGATTACCTGGTGGTGTTCGGGGGACGCACCGCCCGCCGCAGCATGGCGCTGGCCAGTGAATACGGACCACTGTTGCGTAAGGCGGCGGCGCAGGGGCTGTCTCTGGTCAGTATCGACAACGCCTGTTTCCTGCTGGCCGCCGCAGGATTATTGCAGGGGGCCAAAGTGGCGATGCATTGGCGTCATGTGCAGGAGTTTCAGGTTGCTTTTCCCCATATTGAAGTTCGCACCGGGCAGCTGTATTGCTTTGACGGTAAGCGCATCAGTTGTGGGGGAGGCGTCGCTGCGGTGGACCTGGCGGTGGAGTTACTGGCGCGACATTGCGGGAGAACCCGGGCGCTGAAAGGCCTGGCGGATATGCTGGTGGACGAGGCCCGCAGTGAAACCCATCCGCTGAAATCCCTGGCGCAGGAGAGCGGGCTCGGTCGTAACGTCGGGCGTGCTGCGAGCCTGATGCGGCATTGGCTGGGAGACGCCTTCACCGTTGAAGACATTGCGGCCGCCATCGGCGTCAGCCGCCGTCAATTGGATCGTCTCTTTATCACGGAGTTTGACTGCACGGCGCGAGCCTATTGGCGGGAAATGCGTTTGCAGCATGTGCGCTGGCGCTTGCTGAACTCCCACCACAGTCTGGCTGCGCTGGCTGATGAAATCGGCGCGCAGGACGTCAGTCATCTCTGCAAACTATTCCGCCAGCGTTTCGGCGTCAGCCCGGACGCTTTCCGCAAAAGCGGCGGTTGAGACCGCTGTTCATGCTTAGGTCCTTTCCCTTTATTCGAACCTTTTAACGCAATTTTTAAGCTTTTTATTCAAGGATATAGCTTCTAAGGTGAGGTTTTGGCCGGTTCACCGGGAGGAGATGGGTTATGGGTTTGCTGGTTGACGGAGTCTGGCGCGATCAATGGTACGACACCGCTAAAAGCGGAGGCAGGTTTGAGCGGGAAGCGTCTCGTTTTCGTCGCCGCGTCAGCGCTCAAGGGGAAGATGGATTTCCGGCTGAGTCGGGTCGTTACCATCTGTATGTCAGTCTGGCCTGCCCCTGGGCGCACCGCACTCTGATCTTTCGTAAGTTGAAAGGACTGGAGCCTCATATCAGCGTTTCCGCCGTATCTCCGGATATGATGAATAACGGATGGGAGTTTGACGCCGCCAAGGGGCTGCCGGATCATCTGTACGACGCTGACTACCTGTACCAGCTCTACCTGAAAGCCCATGCGCAATACAGCGGTCGCGTCACCGTGCCGGTGTTGTGGGACAAGCAGACTCAGACCATCGTCAATAATGAGTCGGCGGAGATTATTCGCATGTTCAATGAGGCGTTTAACGGTCTGACCGACAATCACGCCGACTTTTACCCCGAACCGCTGCGGGAACGCATCGACGCCGTCAACGAATGGGTGTACGCCCAGATCAACAACGGCGTGTATCGCTGCGGCTTCGCCACCACGCAGGAAGCCTACGAAGAAGCGTTCAACGGACTCTTCGCCGCCCTCGACAGAGTGGAGGACATTCTGGCGCGGCAGCCTTTTCTGGCGGGCGACTATCTGACGGAGGCGGACTGGCGTCTATTCACTACGCTGATCCGTTTCGACACCGTTTACTATGGGCACTTCAAATGCAACCTGCGTCGGATCGCCGACTTTCCGAATCTGAGCCAATACATGCGTCAGTTGTACCAGCATGAGCAGGTGGCGGACACCGTCGATCTGCATCATATCAAGCGTCATTACTACTATAGCCACGCCGCCATCAATCCCACGCGCATCGTTCCTCTGGGGCCGGAGTGCGTTTTGAACGGGCCTCATCATCGTGGTTCGGTGCGGATCATGGAATAAGTCTGCGGGTGGCCGGATGCGACAACAGGGTCTAGGCTATTAATCAGGCAGACTAATAGCTTCCTTCTATTTGTCTGCAACGACAGGGCCTGCCCATGTCAGGTCCTGTCTCCCGCGGCTCTCCGCCGCGCAGGCGCATCCATGCGCCAGATATTAACATGTCAATATCATTGCCATATTAATATTAGCGGTTACCTGAAATCATACGGAGCGGCGCAATCATCCTCTGCGTCGCCTGGAGGGCGAAATGGCGCTATGTTAGGTAAGGATAGAAGATGGTTATTCGCGTTCCTGTGGCTGGCGTTTGGAGTTTCGATGCAGATCGCCGCCGCGCAGGCGCAGGAACTCAAAGTGGCGCTGATGGTGTTCAGCGGCGATCAGCGGGCGGCGTTCAATGAATTGTCCCGCCAGTTTGAGAAAGAAAATCCTGGCGTCAGCGTACGTTGGCTGGCCTACGACGAGGATGCATATAAAAGCGGCATTGAGCGCTGGCTGAGCAAGAACGAGCCCGCCGACGTGCTGTATTGGCAGGCGGGGGAGCGATTGCTGCAATACGTGCGCAGAGGCTTTGTCGAGCCTATTGATGATTTGTGGGAAGCGCAAAACTTCGATGCGGATTACACCGAGGCGATCAAGGATATTGTCTCCTGGCGCGGCCGCGTTTATGCGGTTCCCTACTCCTACTATCAGTGGGGTCTGTACTACCGGCAGTCCGTGTTTCTTCGCCTGGGACTGCAACCGCCCCAGGACTGGGACGGCTTGCTGAAAATGTGCGACGACATGCGCAAAGCCGACGTCGCTCCCTTCACTATCGGCACCCATTATCACTGGACCTCCGCCGCCTGGTTCGACTATCTCAACCTGCGCATCAACGGGTTGGCCTTTCATCGGGAGCTGACCAGCGGAATCGCTTCCTACACGGACCCTCGCGTGCGCAGTGTATTCGAGCACTGGAAAACCCTGTTGGACAGAGACTGTTTTATCGACCACAAACTGCACCGCGAGTGGGATTGGAAACAATCGTTGCCGCTGCTCTATCGCGGGCGCGCCGGCATGCTGCTGATGGGTAATTTTTTCAGCAGCACCCTGCCGGGGGATCTGGCGGAGGATTTTCGCTTTGCGCCTTTCCCTGTCATCAATCCCGATTTGCCGCGCTACGAAGAAGCGCCGACGGATGTTTTCCTGCTGCCGGTTAATTCCGCCAACAAAGAATTGGCGAGAAGATTCCTGGCTTTTATGGGCAGGGCGGACGTACAGGCGGCCTTGAATGATAAGGTCGGCAAAATCTCCACCAATCTGCGCGCTGTCCATGGCGACGATTATTTCATTCGCGCCGGCGCGCAATTATTGCAATCCGCGGCGGGCATCTCACAATTTTTCGACCGCGACTCTCCCAAAGCCATGGCGGATGACGCGGTGAGAATCTTTACCGAATTTATGGTGGTGCGGGATGTTGATCGCACCCTGACCGCCCTGGAGCGGGCCCGGGAAAAACATTATTGACGGGCCAAGCCTTAGCAAATGCGCGGCAGCGGGTCGCCGCTGCGCCAGTCCACCACACGCTCCCCGCCGAACCCTGTACGCAGTCGAACGAAGCAACGCGGGTCCTCAATCACCTCGCCGATGATGGCGGCGTCGCGCCCTTTCGGGTGCGACCGCATTGCCTGTAACAGGGCGTCAGCCTGCTCCGGCGCACAGAAGGCGATTAATTTGCCCTCGTTGGCGATGTATAAGGGGTCCAGCCCCAGGAACTCACAGGCGGCGCGCACTTCCTGGCGAACAGGGATAGCGTTTTCGCGCAGACGCATGCCCACTTGCGCCTGTTGTGCGATTTCATTGAGCGTCGCAGCGAGACCGCCGCGGGTGGGATCGCGCATGCAATGCAAACCGGGGTCTACGGCGATCATTGTCGCCACCAGGTCGTGCAGGCTTTGGCTGTCGGAGCGCAGATCGGCTTCAAACTCCAGGTTTTCCCGCTGTGACAGGATCGCAACGCCATGATCGCCAAGGCAGCCGCTTACCAGAATACGGTCGCCGATCGCCACCCGCGCCACGCTACAGCTAACGTTCTCAGGCAGGCGTCCAACCCCGGTGGTGGTGATGAAGACGCCGTCGCCTTTGCCCCGCTCCACGACCTTGGTGTCGCCGGTGACGATGGCGACGCCCGCCTCCCGCGCCGCTTCCGCCATGGACAAGACAATGCGGCGCAAGTCGCTCAGCGGAAACCCTTCTTCCAGAATGAAAGCGGCGGACAGATACAGGGGGACCGCGCCAGCCATACAGACGTCGTTGACTGTGCCGTGCACGGCGAGAGCGCCGATATCGCCGCCTGGAAAGAACAAGGGGGAGATCACATGACTGTCGGTAGTCATGACCATGCGGCCCGGAGCGACCTGAAAACAGGCCTGGTCGTCGCCTGCGCGCAGCAGAGGATTATCAAAGGCCTGCAGGAACAGGGCGTCAATCAATCGCCGCATGGCGCGGCCGCCGCCGCCATGAATCAACTCCACGCAGCCGTGGCGAAAGTCGGGGTCCAGGCTCATTTAGCGAGTATGTCCGTAACTGTAGTGGGCGGCGCAGGCGCCTTCGGAAGACACCATGCAGGCGCCGATGGGATTGTCGGGGGTGCAGACGGTGGCGAACAGTTTGCAGTCGGTCGGCGCTTTGGCGCCGCGCAGCACCGCCGGACATTCGCAGGCTTTGTTCTCACGCGCTTCGCTGGGACTTAATTCAAAACGCCTCTCCGCATCGTAATCCGCGAATTCCGGCCTGATTCGCAAGGCGCTGTGCGGCATCCATCCCAGCCCGCGCCATTCGAAGCTATCGCGCAGCGTCATGGTCCGCGCCGCCATGGATTGGGCTTTGGCGTTGCCGGATGCCGTCACTGCGCGGGAGTATTGGTTCTCAACGTCGTAGCGACCTGCGTTGCACTGGCGCACCAGCAACAGGATCGAGTGCAGAATGTCGAGGGGTTCAAAGCCGGCGATGACGATGGGGGTGCGATAACGTCGCGCCAGCGAGTCGTAGGCGCCGCCGCCGGTAATGACGCTGACGTGGCCGGGTCCGACCAGTCCCTCGATGATGCGTTCGCCGGCCTGTTGCGCCGGCTCCAGGATGCCGGTGATCGCAGGGGGGGTGAGCACATGATTGCAGAACACCGAAAAGTTGCGCAGCTTCAGTTCCTGCGCTTTCAGCAGCACCGCTGCAGTGGGCGGCGTAGTGGTTTCAAAACCGATAGCGAAAAACACCACCTGGCGCTGCGGGTTTTCCAGGGCGATGCGCAATGCATCCGCCGGGGAGTACAGCATGCGCACGTCGGCGCCTTGAGATTTTGCTTTCTGCAGACTGGTGCGATGGGCCCCGGGAACGCGCAGCATGTCCCCGTAACTGCATAGAACGACCTGATGCCTTACCGCCAGTTCAATGGCGGCGTCGATGCGCGCCATGGGCAGGACGCAGACGGGGCAACCGGGTCCGTGAATCATCTTCACATTGGCGGGCAGCAGGTCAGGGATGCCGTAACGGAACAGGGTGTGGGTATGGCCGCCGCAGAACTCCATGAAGCGATAGCGCCTTTCCGGATCGGCTTCTGCGTGGATGCGGCGCGCCACTTCGGCGGCGTAATCGCCATTGCGGAATTCGTCGATGTATTTCATCAGTCGCCGCTCCCGTCGGACTCCAGACTTGCGCCGAGCTCCTCTTGCAGCGCCTGCATCTGGTCGAATAACTCTAACGTGCGCAGGGCTTCGTCCTCATCGATTTTACTGAGCGCGTAACCCACGTGCAGGATGACGTAATCGCCAACGCATACGTCGTCCACCAGCGCCAGGGAGATGCGTTTTTTCAAGCCGCCGATATCCACCAGGGCTTCGTCGTTGTCCAGCAGGCTTTCCACCTGCACCGGTATGGCTAGACACATGTGGGTTGGTCCGTCTCGATGACTGCGTTAGGCGCAGGGGGTTGATGTTGGGCGCGGAGA
Coding sequences within:
- a CDS encoding SPFH domain-containing protein, producing MRNLSIGLISILTGLVLTVVVTWNSIFYAEPGYVYHVRTILGDEHVVSDVGYQFYLWGRWNAWKRALTVQAVKGGDSTVSYVEVENSETSAALPPLKIMFLDQVDAAAEATVRFSIPTDQEGFTRLAHEYRTPANLLRTALIPAFKETLQATASLMSAEDYYSGGRTEFNTEFENQMSNGIYIVKREEMLVSSQRKISGSANVSLGASQEEYGDEAKAVFVVRKVTDANGTPRRKDQKFTQFGISVVDARITDMTPNNRFIERMQLKQKASADRAIAREQRIQEEEQRLLAIARGEREVAERQAKAKVDQIQKTTEAETDKQLAVTSATKLKEQARIEKETAEINLEKARIEAETKRTLAEAEAYQKEVILKADNALAQKLDAEIEIHKLWADAFARRSVPTNVFGGGAAGGAPQGSDTEVTAFMQMLTLDAAKRLAYEREIGKGAD
- a CDS encoding LysE family translocator, translating into MTLQTWLLFLAATAGLSFSPGPNGLLALTHGAVYGRARAVFTILGGVLGFLLLMMLSMFGVGALLQSSVTALTALQWLGGAYLVWLGIQQWRAPGLRLNPNGGSSHNNVMLFRQGALAALSNPKVLIFFAAFLPQFVDPQRPLSGQFATMALTFAVIEFSVEAMLALSAHHIGPKLQTHGERFNRFCGGLFILIGLALPLSR
- a CDS encoding GlxA family transcriptional regulator, translated to MTQPAPSAPDVRFLLLPLPEFTMLPFGGFLDKLRFSADDEDYSAQRYCAWRVLGLEPGSIVSSSGVAIEVQEIAAQTRLTDFDYLVVFGGRTARRSMALASEYGPLLRKAAAQGLSLVSIDNACFLLAAAGLLQGAKVAMHWRHVQEFQVAFPHIEVRTGQLYCFDGKRISCGGGVAAVDLAVELLARHCGRTRALKGLADMLVDEARSETHPLKSLAQESGLGRNVGRAASLMRHWLGDAFTVEDIAAAIGVSRRQLDRLFITEFDCTARAYWREMRLQHVRWRLLNSHHSLAALADEIGAQDVSHLCKLFRQRFGVSPDAFRKSGG
- a CDS encoding glutathione S-transferase family protein, with protein sequence MGLLVDGVWRDQWYDTAKSGGRFEREASRFRRRVSAQGEDGFPAESGRYHLYVSLACPWAHRTLIFRKLKGLEPHISVSAVSPDMMNNGWEFDAAKGLPDHLYDADYLYQLYLKAHAQYSGRVTVPVLWDKQTQTIVNNESAEIIRMFNEAFNGLTDNHADFYPEPLRERIDAVNEWVYAQINNGVYRCGFATTQEAYEEAFNGLFAALDRVEDILARQPFLAGDYLTEADWRLFTTLIRFDTVYYGHFKCNLRRIADFPNLSQYMRQLYQHEQVADTVDLHHIKRHYYYSHAAINPTRIVPLGPECVLNGPHHRGSVRIME
- a CDS encoding ABC transporter substrate-binding protein, producing MLGKDRRWLFAFLWLAFGVSMQIAAAQAQELKVALMVFSGDQRAAFNELSRQFEKENPGVSVRWLAYDEDAYKSGIERWLSKNEPADVLYWQAGERLLQYVRRGFVEPIDDLWEAQNFDADYTEAIKDIVSWRGRVYAVPYSYYQWGLYYRQSVFLRLGLQPPQDWDGLLKMCDDMRKADVAPFTIGTHYHWTSAAWFDYLNLRINGLAFHRELTSGIASYTDPRVRSVFEHWKTLLDRDCFIDHKLHREWDWKQSLPLLYRGRAGMLLMGNFFSSTLPGDLAEDFRFAPFPVINPDLPRYEEAPTDVFLLPVNSANKELARRFLAFMGRADVQAALNDKVGKISTNLRAVHGDDYFIRAGAQLLQSAAGISQFFDRDSPKAMADDAVRIFTEFMVVRDVDRTLTALERAREKHY
- the hypE gene encoding hydrogenase expression/formation protein HypE; this encodes MSLDPDFRHGCVELIHGGGGRAMRRLIDALFLQAFDNPLLRAGDDQACFQVAPGRMVMTTDSHVISPLFFPGGDIGALAVHGTVNDVCMAGAVPLYLSAAFILEEGFPLSDLRRIVLSMAEAAREAGVAIVTGDTKVVERGKGDGVFITTTGVGRLPENVSCSVARVAIGDRILVSGCLGDHGVAILSQRENLEFEADLRSDSQSLHDLVATMIAVDPGLHCMRDPTRGGLAATLNEIAQQAQVGMRLRENAIPVRQEVRAACEFLGLDPLYIANEGKLIAFCAPEQADALLQAMRSHPKGRDAAIIGEVIEDPRCFVRLRTGFGGERVVDWRSGDPLPRIC
- the hypD gene encoding hydrogenase formation protein HypD, which gives rise to MKYIDEFRNGDYAAEVARRIHAEADPERRYRFMEFCGGHTHTLFRYGIPDLLPANVKMIHGPGCPVCVLPMARIDAAIELAVRHQVVLCSYGDMLRVPGAHRTSLQKAKSQGADVRMLYSPADALRIALENPQRQVVFFAIGFETTTPPTAAVLLKAQELKLRNFSVFCNHVLTPPAITGILEPAQQAGERIIEGLVGPGHVSVITGGGAYDSLARRYRTPIVIAGFEPLDILHSILLLVRQCNAGRYDVENQYSRAVTASGNAKAQSMAARTMTLRDSFEWRGLGWMPHSALRIRPEFADYDAERRFELSPSEARENKACECPAVLRGAKAPTDCKLFATVCTPDNPIGACMVSSEGACAAHYSYGHTR
- a CDS encoding HypC/HybG/HupF family hydrogenase formation chaperone, coding for MCLAIPVQVESLLDNDEALVDIGGLKKRISLALVDDVCVGDYVILHVGYALSKIDEDEALRTLELFDQMQALQEELGASLESDGSGD